One Nicotiana sylvestris chromosome 12, ASM39365v2, whole genome shotgun sequence genomic window carries:
- the LOC104244119 gene encoding NADH--cytochrome b5 reductase 1 — protein MEFLERPEAQLIVGVAVAVVAAGATAYFYFSSKKSKVCLNPEEFKEFKLVKRTQLSHNVAKFRFELPTPTSVLGLPIGQHISCRGKDSQGEEVVKPYTPTTLDSDIGHFELVIKMYPQGRMSHHFREMRVGDYLVVKGPKGRFKYQPGQVRAFGMLAGGSGITPMFQVARAILENPTDKTKVHLIYANVTYEDILLKEELEGLAANYPDRFKVYYVLNQPPEVWSGGVGFVSKEMIQTHCPAPAADIKILRCGPPPMNKAMAANLEALGYTPEMQFQF, from the exons ATGGAGTTTCTGGAAAGACCTGAAGCTCAATTGATTGTTGgggttgctgttgctgttgttgctgctggtGCTACTGCCTATTTTTATTTCTCTTCTAAGAAGTCCAAAG TATGCTTAAATCCTGAAGAATTCAAAGAATTTAAGCTTGTTAAGCGCACACAACTTAGCCATAATGTGGCAAAATTCAGATTTGAACTTCCAACACCCACTTCCGTGTTGGGCCTACCCATTGGGCAACACATTAGTTGCAG GGGCAAAGATAGTCAAGGTGAAGAGGTTGTTAAACCATACACGCCAACTACTTTGGACTCGGACATTGGACATTTTGAATTAGTTATAAAG ATGTATCCCCAAGGAAGGATGTCTCATCATTTCCGGGAAATGCGTGTGGGTGATTATTTGGTAGTGAAGGGGCCCAAG GGCCGTTTCAAGTACCAACCTGGCCAAGTAAGAGCATTTGGAATGCTTGCCGGAGGCTCTGGCATTACCCCAATGTTCCAG GTTGCTAGGGCTATTCTTGAAAATCCTACGGACAAGACGAAGGTGCACCTAATATATGCTAATGTTACTTATGAAGATATTCTTCTAAAG GAAGAGTTGGAGGGGCTTGCTGCTAACTATCCTGACCGTTTCAAAGTTTATTACGTTTTGAATCAG CCTCCAGAAGTATGGAGTGGTGGTGTTGGATTTGTCTCCAAGGAAATGATCCAGACTCATTGCCCTGCACCTGCAGCTGACATTAAG ATACTGAGGTGTGGTCCACCACCGATGAACAAGGCTATGGCTGCTAATCTTGAAGCCCTTGGATATACCCCGGAGATGCAATTCCAATTCTAA
- the LOC138883538 gene encoding uncharacterized protein, giving the protein MFFDGVVNAKGVGIGAILILPTGQHYPATSRLRFFCTNNTIEYEVYIMGMNMAIDQDVEELIIMEDSDLIIWQSQGEWKTRDVKLIPYRKHVEDLSKGFKSVEFKYILFHNELADALATLASMLPYPSNVHIDPLEIQIRERHGYCHTVEVEPNVHQWYYDIKRFLKTKEYPKQVNRDQKRTSRRLASGFFLSGEVLYKRTLDLNLLRCVDV; this is encoded by the coding sequence atgttcttcgatggagttgtgaacgcaaaaggtgtcgggattggggcaattttgatcttaCCCACTGGTCAACACTATCCAGCCACATCCCGGCTTCGGTTTTTTTGCACAAACAACACTATCGAGTATGAAGTCTACATTATGGGCATGaatatggcaatcgaccaagatgtggaAGAATTGATAATCATGGAAGATTCAGATCTGATCATCTGGCAATCTCAGGGAGAATGgaaaactcgagatgtcaagcttattccttacaggaaacatgtggaagatcttagcaaggGGTTCAAGTCAGTTGAGTTCAAGTACATCCTttttcacaatgagttagccgatgcactcgctactttggcctcgatgttgcCATATCCAAGCAATGTTCACATTGACCCTCtagaaatccaaatccgagaaaggcatggttactgcCATACGGTTGAGGTGGAACCAAATGTTCATCAATGGTACTATGATATCAAGAGATTTCTGAAAACGAAAGAATATCCCAAGCAAGTCAAtagagaccaaaagagaacctcTAGAAGGCTTGCCAgcggtttcttcttgagcggggaggtcttgtacaaaaggactctagatctcaatttgttaagatgtgtgGATGTCTAA